In Brassica napus cultivar Da-Ae chromosome A3, Da-Ae, whole genome shotgun sequence, the sequence TGAATAGGTCAAAAGGAAGATAGAAAAAAAGCTGATAGATGAAACAACCAAAAGAAGACTTTATTAAACTTCATGTAGtaatttgtccaaaaaaaagaaaaaaacttcatGTAGTTTGTTTACATTTAACTAACTTTGCTATTTTAGGCGATAATATATTTATCTCCATCAGCCAGTAGAGTAGGTCAAAGTTCAATATTATACAGAGCACTAGTTCTACGATCACAAACTCAAAGTACTACGTCACGttcatatttaaattaattatttaatttcgtGGCATCGATAACAATTGTCGTCATTATCTTCTCTGGATAAGATACAAGTCAAACAATTTCCTCTTCTGATGATTTGTCGAACTTATGAACTCTCGTTTGCTATAGGCTATAGTTGTCGACACGCCATATCCATATATCCAAATCCTAAAATAGTAAGCTCACCTTAATGATTTGTTTGttacataaatttattataattgaaAGGTAACAGTAATTGACAAACAAAAACCCCAAAATACTCTATTTTACCGTTATTCTATCCATTTTTATTACtagttgttttatattttgttttccgaagtagatgatgttttagtgtTCAATACAAAATTGATTAACTTTCTATGTTTACAGCTATTTATATACTCTAacttcaattatttttgaattttctttttagttaataactaagattttttgaattttgtttagtTAATAACTaagataataaacaaaacaacgTTAACTTATGAGAACGGAATGAATATTAATTATGGCCAACGAAGTTAGCGACCATAAGCACACAAACCACACACAATTTTTTTCCAttattttctaaagcaaaaTTCTAATGCTGGCAAACGTCGAGAAAGAATATTCCTAATATTCCCACCGTCGAATGGTTGTCGTTCCAAAGATATGCGTGGGGACTATCCCGAAACCGCATTCACGTCCAAGAACCACAAAACAGGATCGAAATCCTTAAATAGAGAATAGTTAATTCCGGAATGGGGTTTATTAATCAGTTAATGGTATTGTTATTTTACTCAAGcgaacacttttttttttgtcatctgttaTATTTTGTGcagtataataattattattttttgaaaagaataAAATGTAGCTCAAAAAGACATACAATGCAGTATTATTAGATGTCACTAAATAACAATAATCAATAATAATAGCTACATTAACATAAATCCTTTTTGAGTTATTCTTACGTTGTAAGCTTTAACAAGttccaaaatattattttaaatctggTCTTTTTACAAGTTACGAaggttttgtttaagttttctcttcaatttttggaaaaataacaaaacaaacaatactttagtttttatactttattttcctaagaaaatttgaaaatataatatgttttaataatttaactaTTTGAATATGTGAGTAACAACACTATAAgagatataaaagaaaaatcttcGTTCTCGAAGAGCTTAGATGTACATAGTTCATTCGTACCTAACCAAGAGTGACTTATAGAGTTAGTATGCAATATTCCCATTGTTTGACCTAGTATAGTATTTAGAGGAGCCTAATCTTTGTAATCTTTTTTCTTATTTCCTTTTTGATCTTTGTAATCTTTGGTTCTGGTTCGGTTTACTTAATCACTCTTTTCGGAATAACCAAAGACTGCTTTTGACATGatacaatttaattatatttttattatacaacaattaatcaaaaaatttaGAACCGTGTATTGTTATAAAGTTTAAAGGTGAATCCGTTTTTAACACAATTTATGTAACCTATACTAGTATTTATCTAAAAAGGTTAAAGTCCATATCAAATGctaaatttggttattgtaCCAATATGTAgctaaatttgaattttttttttgttttcggatttttctttcttttctattttatttttgatggcATCGCGTTAGTTGGGTTTACTGCTTAGAGCACATGTTAAAAAGGGATTTTTTCCAAATAATATTGGTATTCAAATGTTACTGAATTAttgaattttttctttttgataattgTCTAAAAGGTGAACCACTTACAATCGTACACATGGCATAAAATTTTTACGGGGTTCTAAAAACATGTTGTTTAAGATACTATCGTGtctctttcttaatttttataatttttttttatataattaaaagattATGTGAGTATGGTTCGATGGAGCTGCTCTTAGGCCATTCTTATTGGTGGTATCAAGGAAGGTTTCTAACTATTAATTACATTGAAAAAGGTttaaaaaatagagagagaatgtttaaaaaaaatggagagaGAAGACTCTTTTCACTGTATGAAGATGAAGCAGGTCAATTATAAAGCTACACAGTATGAAGGAAATATCTCATATTTTTTGTTGAGCTTCGCCTGCCGGATCTTTTCACTCTTCTGAGAAGGGTACATTGccattaatttaatataaaaaaaaacttaaaaggtAGGAGAGAGACACATGTTTTTCCAGAATCGATTCGTTGCCGAGGAACTCAACAAATAATCATAAGAAACTTTGTAACACATGACAATATCTTAGTGGTGTATATGTAAAAAGaagtaaaatttaattatataattaattactaatattttattaatttttgaaaaattcactCATTTGTAACCGTCGCTGATGCTCTTAGAACATGACTAACCTGGGTTTTTAATTTGGggtttttaacttttgatttgacacaattttttttttttacatttttcggtTAAGAGGTGgctcttatatttcttatataagagacgattcttagtttttcttaattaaaaactaaaaaaaaactattaaacagtTCTTATTTGAAGCTAAGAACCTAGGTTAATCATAGTCTTAGATCCTAACTGCACAGACTTGCATTGTTTATTTTCTTCGATATCCCTACATCCTTAAACGTAGCTTCAACATCCTGAAAAATATCTTAGACCTTTGTTTACTTTATTCACATCAAAAGACATGTGTGTTGTTTTTATCTGACTATCTGAGTCATAAATACCTTTTTTATGTTAGATATTTTGACTTTAATTATTATACTATTTCTAAGAATGTGATTGGTAATTTTAGAGTAAatggaagaaaaataaaaaagtgaaaaagaatgaaaaaattaaaatgagagaaagagaaaagtggagtaaataaggaaaaaaaagaaaaatgaaataatttttactCATGTGTATACACTAGTGTAACATTTTTCTCCATTTCAATAGTAATGGgaggaaataaagaaaatgatttttttcatcTGATTGGTAATTTATGAGAGTAACTAGGAGTAACTGAGTTTTCTACTCAAATATTTACTATAAAAGTAATTTATTCAATCTAAGCCTAAATGTTTTTGTGCAACCATCAGATTTTAAGTGGGCCTTTTTGGAATAgggattaaaaaatattaaagatttcaTATATGATGGGACTTAGCTGAATCTATTTggattttaaagattttaacaGAGATTTGGTAGATTTTGATCATTTTGGTCTCTCTCTATAACCTAGCTAAAGGGAGTGGACTATCCCTAATACTTAGCATTCACGTTACAACTTTTCTTATATCAggaaatagcaaaaaaaaagaaaaaagaaaaaaaagagagaattggTACGAGGTTCTTTCCCAAGATCACATACTTTAAAATTCATTAGTCCATCTACTTAATATAATCAATGCTTTTTTGACATTTAATATATTCAAtgctatattattttattaatttataaagttattaatttatatttttgtaagattttactattttaaaatatatttttatctaagataaaaaattatttgattttagtgtatatatatattaatatattttttgaaattgacattttatattgattttactatattatatggtgtatataaaatatgtttcatagaatttaaatgtgtgtttatataattttactaaatcacctcaaaatatattaagtgttaaaatataaagataattcagttgagaatataaaaaacaatataatggTTGGTTCGTACTTGTATAAAatgtgtatacatataaattattaatttataattttactgggaccatatatttacatataattttctaaaaaatataattttattattttatcgatttatgtcatattttgaaccAATACAACTTATACCAGAGAAATTATtaacttataatatttattaatttatcgagtattaatttatacagTTTCAATTCTATATGTGTTTGTTACATGTAGAGCTTCAAATTATTAACTTATAATATCCATCCTATATGCGTTAGAAAATACAATACAAGTAGAGCTACAAATTTCATATTCTGATACCCTCAACAATAAGATGGCTAGTTAATTAGAATTGTTGGGTAAAAATGGATAATATCAAGTTTATCCTGATTCTTGATTTACACAAAGTAACATCACTTTAGCACGGAAAAAATGAAAGTGGATAGAAAAATAAAagggaaaatttggaaaaatacatttgtatgatattttaatttgaatactacaccattattttttttttaatactacactatttgttatttcatatgcAATGCCATACCATCAATAAAAGTATCTATTATCTCGAGTGGCATTATAAACAAACAATTGTTGTCAAGCAGTAGATGCAAAGGGAGGGTAAAACAGTAGAAGACGGCAGGTTGTCCAACGGTTCAAAACTGCCGCCAAATGTACGATACGGTTAGCTAAAAGACACGTCATCCTTTAGAGGATTCCGACATAATAACACACGTTGGAGAAAACGTGTTCGTCTCACCAAGAAAGTGACCACCACGAGGCGTGGCGTGATTTTGTTTTAGACGCGTTTCAAAACGGTCAATCAAACGCTTTAACCGACCGCACTAGATGAGTTGAAATTTCTGATTGCTTTAATTATTTGCTAACGGAATCCGATAATTTGACTGTTTTACATATCTTTCTATTATCTTTCTATTATTAACAAAAAGTAATATCTATCTCGAGAATATATATTATGCGGTTTTAAATCAGAATAATAACTATTCCAAACACACAAATGgaattttatatgaaaaatcttTAGTTATCCATACACAAAATAGTTTACTTTAAATCTATATTGGTGTATCTTTTTTctacatttattttgttaatttttattgtttagtaCTCTTTGTCAAAAAAGCTTAATAGAACAATCTACATTGTTAATCTTTTTTACgctagattgtttttttttttgaagctgaaaaaaaaaacaattaagcaTAAAAAAAAGTCAGAATAGTAACAGAGCAACAGCATTAACCTAAAATTATGttatactagattttttaaccgcgctacgcgcggataagatattatatgtatttctcaattttgaaaaaaataatgtataatattgtattacattatttaaagaatataaaataagactacataacataaatatatttttaaaattttctttgtggaaatcattatgttgtttgattgttctaattgattcacatatttgcatagttatttctgatagatgaataactatatttttattatcagtaaataatatatatttattatataatataagaaaaataaaattatttacttttaaaacaaacttgtctcatattggggactcggttatagacatatcatattcgaatgaaacatttttttagttacaaatcttcttaacagtcaagaaacaaatttgaatatcaaaacaatatctcatacgatctctttgtggaataattgctctgaagaaattgaatttatgcatcaaaaaagactggaaatggatgtgcagatgtgttaaataagtcagctttacaaagtactattcatagttcatatatcatttatctccatcctatttttttgtccatcctttcttaaacatcttgaaataactgatgctaattaataataaacttttggctgacaaaaaaaatcaaatttgtttaattatcgcttaagttgtctaactgatatatatgcatttctcaattctaaaaaaataataatgtataatattgtattacattatttaaagaatataaaataagactacataacataaatatattttttaaattttctttgtgaaaatcattatgttgtttgattgttctacttgattcacatatttgcataaatatttgtgatagatgaataactatattttattatcagtaaataatatatatttattatataatataaaaaaatgaaattatttactttttaaacaaagttgtctcatgttggggactcggttatagacatataatattcgaaggagacatttttacagttatcaatcttcttaacagtcaagaaacaaatctgaatatcaaaacaatatctcatacgatctctttatGGAATAACTgttctgaagaaattgaatttaggcataaaAAAAGACCGAAAatgatgtgcagatgtgttatctaagtcagctttacaaagtactactattcataattcatatatcatttaattcaatcatttcttaaacatcttgaaataactgatcctaattaataataaacttttggctggcaaaaaaaaccaaatttgtctaattatcgcttaaatattttattaatattgtctaagaagctttcaattgatatcaaagtttaatttttattagttttttttgttaatttcagagttttttttgtatttaagattttttttcatattaagcttatatttctttcacataatatacatatgtcataaaaattatcatcaaatcagttttacttatttattattttatttttaatgaaaatacacttttaaaataatttaatttaaaataaaattatatataaatttgttgtattctaacaatttgattgatttaattaatgtgctttggtggataacttaaaaagttttcatatgaatcggagaaagcaagcttatgttgttatattatatttatttgtgtatatggaatctatatataatgctagtgtaataaagaaaaaacattatttttttgtaacttcaaaaagatacattattacaatttgaaattattcaaaattgaataaaatggtaattaaataaatctaattgtttttttgtctTGTTTAGTTGaattctcatgaaaagaaatcgataggttaaacaaatgtttcaaaatttgttgtgttattgttttgtctataaattacaaaatttattgaattgatatatttaattattgcacccttaaataatattttattaagacattagagaactatgttttaagttgttttttcaaagttgtacaaaaatctatgctttttcatatttgtcacgaaaatttatatgttaaacttacttttacaaaattgttaactttgtcacgaaaataaaaatctatgctttttcatatttgtcaatgttctcacgctttcaaagaatatattagcttagtcacttactttttttttttacaaaacaaagtatcggagtcttgaaagttgaattcatattattgtaaatgtacataagagtgtGATTAGatatttagtgattcttgtatatgtgtccaagaaagtttcaatggcttagtggtatctgccatatatttatgttatactaacccgggttcgatccttacctttgcattgtttttttcattttttacaaaaaaaaaatgtgatgaCATGGCAACTTCGGGTTTtctgattggacgattttttgtgcttacgtggacaGTGTAAGAGGAGCTTAtatccccttttagtatagtatagatatctCCAATCgcgaattttatttttgttatttaacatTATTGCGAGTGTATTAACTGCTTTACGAGTTTGTAGTTTGATTGGTCGAAAAGACACATACTGAAAGCAATACCataatatttttcatgtaaCTCGTTAAAAGCAAAAAGATAGGCCACGTTAGTACATTCCGTTTAGCTTCCTGTCAACATGTATAGTGTGTTGCTGTGTTTCACCTACCAATTGTAGTCAATTCTTTAACTATATACAATGTTTTTCATAGTATagaaatgtgtttttttaagagaaaaaaactGTACTTTTTATGGGGTTTAATAGAAAAGAAACTGTAGTATCAGACCCATAGTATAGAAATGTTAAAGGAAGTTTCTTGGTAACATGATTTGCAAGCGATGAAAAAGAACTCAATTCCAATTTTGTTGGCTCAAAGCCTTGATGCAAGTTTGGTTGTCATCTTCTCCAAGTCTTCAGATAATTCAAGAAtctttttggtttgtttgttttaaggAACGGTGGAATTTGATTGTATATATGTATACGTAGTCCACTAATACTCTATCATACGTGAATGAAATTAACCAATATGTCGGTGATAAAATAACTGTATTTCAAAAGCCCAATAAGTCTATAATTTCATTTCCAACGGCgttttttatctatattttcttttcatttcgtTGTAAAATAAACAGTCATTTTGTTGGAGTTTGCAGGAAATAAATTCTTCAAACCCCTcaaatacataataatataatttttatagatagagtatttaaattaaatatatatatatatatatatatattaatttttgataaaataaatattaatagttaGAATGAACAtgttattattgatattttaagtATAGTTATACGGGTTATTTTAACgaacatgaaaaatatttattaaatataaaactaactGAACAGAGCATAAAACATATTTCAAATTAGACTTGGGTGCTTAAGTATCCGTTGGGATATATAGAtggttattttaaatttctgttCTAATTTATATCACACCATATGTCTCATTCCAGTAAATTTGTAAGTATAAATTGGATTTGAATATAACATACCAGTTTTGGTTCTAATTTGTATCACATTCTAAAAAGTCGTATATCGTTTGGATTTGGTTTATATTAGTTTGGTCCGGATACAtcttaatttaaattcaaagtttaaaaacaaaacataagaaataaatacttatttatacaGAATTGGATATTTATggagttattaaaatttaaatatttatttttagatatcatttcaaaatatataaaaatgaatatttgatgtacatatttatgttttgaatatttatatttgtgattaatttggatattcggatcggttttttagatttttttcggGTTATTCATTCGAGTTTGACTAATAATACTTTAGGTTCATATATGTTTTGTACCATCATAAAAAATTCATTATggtatttttttacatttcggaccggatacatatttttttcttcgaaCTTCGAGTTATGAATTATATGCCTACACCTactttaaataaagaaaaaatatgattataatatgttttaaccGAAAAATTATTCCACGTGTTCAAAGCGCGAATCAAAATCTAGTGTCAAACTAGTCCGATCGATGATGGAGCTCATTCTACTTAGTATTTACCGGTCTGTCACATTTTTAAATAACCCGAGCCAAAGGCCAAGTTACAAGGTAGTCCATGTATATTGGTTATTTGATGGCGGAATCGAACCCACACACCATTCGCATGTTCCTCGATAGGATTTGCCAATTTTAAAGAAAGATTTTACCACTTTTTTGTCATATAAACACTTAGGTGATTATGTGATATATCCTGAAGTCAAGAAAGCATCACAGACACCATTATGCATGGACAAACGTTCTGGATTAGGCAAGTGTCAAGTTTCTAAGACTTCTGGTGAGCTCTTTGAAACTTCTTTCATTCCAATCACATAACAAAGAAGGCTCTTGTAAATCACGCAATGGTGTTATACTGATGTATCATTCAAATGAGAATGTAACATACCAAAAATAATTACTTGAAGAATCATTAAAGCTGAAAATCACATATACATTTATAAAGTCACCACGAAGACGGTGTATTCTGTTGTTGAATAATCCGATCGATGTTTCTTCAACAATCAAAAAGCGCCGAGATTTCAGAATAAAATAGATAgatcattatttaaaaataccgGAAAAGAGCTAGAAAAACGAAACTTCAAcataaacaagaaaagaaaaatagataaaaatcttAACAAACTCAAAGATTTATGCAGCATTAGCAGCAGGCAACGGACTTATTAAGTATTTAACGAGTCTACGACAcacaaaatgttttaaaaatgtaaaaacaacaCGATGGaactataaaaagaaaagaagaatagAATCAGAAAatggaataaaaataaaagtgtgGCGAATTTGTCACTTTCTATGATTCTTTTATACGATGAACATAAAAATTTTACTTTAATTACATCGAAAGTTAGACAATTATAAACTTAAAGGCCTTCTTGCAAATAAGAAGAAGCTAAAGGCCAAAAGATAATTAAATATGCCTActcacaagaaaaaaataattaagagttTTGATCACTCTTATGAAAATAGAAAAGGCCAAAAGAGAGAGAGCGGCTAAAACGGAAGCAATTCATTCCTTTCTTTGACTTTATCTCATAACCACACAACATagaattgttttcttttgtaatcGCACTCTTTTTTACCCTCAATGAGCTGATTATTACATTTCGACTCACTCactttttatataatatcaaGCACACTCTCGTGTTTGCCTTCCCTTAATTTCTTAAAATGGATTTCAAGAGTGTGACATTTTAGGATTATTAGAATTTTGTTCACCACCTCTATTCGAAGTTTAATAGAAAGATTATTCCTCCTTGTCTTTTGGGACTAATAAGTTTTCTGGTAGTCTGATCCAATGGCTGCAACCACTGAGATGCCCACTGACGTTGTCAATGATGTTAGTATCAACAAGGATGGTGAAAAAGGCATTGATAGCGGAATTGAGAATAACTCTTCGATCACGACCTCGAAACCCAAAACTGAATCCGATTTGGATATGCAAAAGCTTGTGGCTATGTTCAAGAAACTAAATCCATTGGCTAAGGAGTTTTTCCCTTCTTATTACAATCCCAAGAAGAACAATCAGACAGGAAAAGACAATCAACTTCTGTCTGCTGATGATGTGGCCGCCACAAAAAAACAATCTGGTGAAGAAGTTGATCTTAATGGAAAGAAAGGTGACAATAACCAGAAGGTATAATCCTGAAattatctttctatttttttaatgatcAGATAATCTGGATTGATGCAGTGATTTTCAAtgttattttattgttgttgtaaagctgtaaattttgattgtgttgatttaaaaaaaatataaattgttgTTTGTGATTACAGAGAAGAAACAGTTATAGCCAAGGTAGGAGGAGGTTAACTGGACGAATTTCTAAGGCACAGAGAGAGGATAGTATGAGGAGAACAGTATACGTTTCTGACATTGACCAAACTGTATGTTTGTTACAGTCTATTAAGGttctaaaaataattgaatttaatatGCAGTAGTGTAACGTTAAAAATCTGCTTTGTGATTTAGGTGACTGAGGAGGGTCTTGCTGGCTTGTTTAGTAACTGTGGACAAGTAAGATGATCCATTGAGCTTTAAATCCTTGCTATATCTTTTTCTCTTCATGGGCTTTTGACAAGTTTCTGAGTCTATAAAAAGCTAGATTTAGCTTTCAAAGCCTATAATATATTGAAAGTGAGATTTTGTGTGTTATTATGTGctaattctttttttctgtaaataGCTTTTTATGTTCTATGTAAATGTTTCTTACATTCTTTGGTGTTGTTATATAGTTTTTGAAATAACAGTGAGTTCCTCTTGTGTGAAGGTTGTTGACTGTCGAATTTGTGGGGATCCACATTCAGTTCTTCGATTTGCGTTTGTCGAGTTTGCTGATGACCGTAAGTTTTGGCTGCTGgattttttgaaatgttataacaaaaaaatttcatgtCACTCTTATGACGCATACTAGGAAGTTTACATGGTAAATTTGGACCCTGCAGAGGGCGCACGGGAGGCTTTAAGCCTTGGTGGAACGATGCTTGGGTACTACCCGGTGAGGGTCTTGCCCTCCAAAACTGCTATCCTTCCAGTGAATCCCACATTTCTTCCCAGGGTAAAGCTCAAATGTTCCTTAGAAGTAGTtccattaataaaatttaatttggtGTAAGTTTAGAGTAAACTTTTCTATGTTGGTGTTGATTCAGTCAGAAGATGAAAGGGAGATGTGTTCAAGGACAATCTATTGCACAAACATAGACAAGAAGGTAAATGCAGAATAGTTTATATTGTATGTTCTCCTGGTTTAAGACTTTATTTTCTACAACTACAGGTTACTCAAGCTGATGTGAGAAACTTGTTTGAGACGGCATGTGGTGAGGTCAGAACAGAACCTAGACCTGCTTGATCTTTCCCTCTCTTTTTAAGGATTGTGATGCTTAAGTTGTTCTCTAATATACGCAGGTAACTCGCCTGAGGCTTCTTGGTGATCAACTGCATTCAACTCGCATAGCTTTTGTTGAATTTGCTCTGGTGAGCTCCTTAGCTTTTTACTAAATGAGAGAAAGTTTCTTTATGGATGTGGCTTAATACATTGCTAGTTTCTTCcctattttcactttttttgGCTCTTTTCTATTGATGACTAGAAGTTTCTTGAACTTCTTTTCACTGCAGACTttgaaactttaattttttttattttttttgaatgaacagGCAGATAGTGCACTAAGGGCGCTCAATTGCAGCGGAATGGTCGTTGGATCCCAACCGATAAGGTAAAAACTTCATTGTTGCAGTGTCTTTTTCTGAATATATCACCTGAGGATCAAtacttgattttgttttattttctttcacaGGGTAAGCCCATCAAAGACGCCAGTAAGGCCACGAATCACTCGACCACCATCCACAAACTAGGAAGAGACCTTACTACCTGGCTATCCAGAAGAGAGATGATTTCAagcatcttttttttcttttctgttttcGTTATCTTTTGAGGTTTTAGAACAGTTTATCTCCAGTTACATTTTGTCTGCTTTCTGAATTTGGAGTTCTTATTAGGCTTTGTCTTTTCTGACTGAGATACTTCCATCTGTTTCATCATCTTTCTCTATGGGATGTTTTGAGCATTTTCTTTTGAAAgtaattttttgcattttctgcTCTTATTTCTTAAGAAGGTTAGATCAACAGTTCTGAAAAAGTAATTATTTTGAGATAGAATATAAGAAAAAACTGTTACATGCATGTTGGAGATCTCTGAGTAAAAAGTTCCATTTACAGTGTCGTGTTCATCAAGAAAGGTCTGATAGTTTTTCCTCAAGAGAAGATTTCACTCTCGAATTCCACTTGTGGAATGCTAATGAAGAACTCTGGTTTTGCTTCAAAAAATTTATCGGTCAACAATGGACAAGAGCTTATTCATAAGCAAGACAAGGAAGGAAGAAGGTCTTCGTCCTTAGCTTATCACAGCCATTGATCTCCATCATCTCTAGAGCTTTTGTATA encodes:
- the LOC106444020 gene encoding polyadenylate-binding protein-interacting protein 9 — encoded protein: MAATTEMPTDVVNDVSINKDGEKGIDSGIENNSSITTSKPKTESDLDMQKLVAMFKKLNPLAKEFFPSYYNPKKNNQTGKDNQLLSADDVAATKKQSGEEVDLNGKKGDNNQKRRNSYSQGRRRLTGRISKAQREDSMRRTVYVSDIDQTVTEEGLAGLFSNCGQVVDCRICGDPHSVLRFAFVEFADDQGAREALSLGGTMLGYYPVRVLPSKTAILPVNPTFLPRSEDEREMCSRTIYCTNIDKKVTQADVRNLFETACGEVTRLRLLGDQLHSTRIAFVEFALADSALRALNCSGMVVGSQPIRVSPSKTPVRPRITRPPSTN